CAGGCGATGCGCCAGGCGGAACTGGCCTGGCTGCGGGAAGTGCTGACGGATCTACCCGGAATGGACTGGACTGGGGGTTGTTGAATGGACAGGGTGGCACTGCCACGCGGGCTGCGCACGTTCAACCGCGTGGTGAAAGCATTGCTGGGCACGGGATTCCGCCTCGGGGACATCCACGTGCTGACCGTGCCGGGTCGTACCAGCGGGCAACCGCGCAGCACCCCGGTCACACCGTACGAAGTGGACGGTGAGCGGTACGTGCTCGGTGGAATTCCCGGCGCGGACTGGGTGCGCAACGTCCGCGCGGCCGGTGCTGGCACGCTCGCGCAGGGCCGTCGCAAGAAGCGGGTGCGGTTGATCGAGGTGCCGGAGCCGGAGCAGGGCCCCATTCTGCGGGCGTTCCCGGAGAAGGTGCCCAACGGCGTGGACATGATGGTGAAGGCCGGGGTGGTCCCCAGCGGCAGCCCGGACGAGTTCGAAGCCCTCGCCGGACGCTGCACCGTCTTCCAGGTCGTGGACGCTTAGCCAGCGTTTGACAGTGGTTTGCGTGGCGGCGCGGGTAGCGGAACCTCAGCCGTCTTCTCGCTCCGGGATCTTCACCTCATGAATACCAATTCACCACGGTGAAGCTGTCCTCGCGAGAAGACGACTGAGAACCCGCGCCGGTGCCGGTTGACGGCCCACCGCGAGCGGCTCCGCCGCTTATGCACACGACCTGGCCGCCCACGACCCGGAAGGGCGCGTCATTCCTCGGACTTGCCGGAGTTCAGGCCGGAGGAGATCAGGTCCATCACCGACGAGTCGGCCAGTGTGGTGACGTCGCCGACCTGGCGGTTCTCGGCCACGTCACGCAGCAGGCGGCGCATGATCTTGCCCGAGCGGGTCTTCGGCAGCTCCGGCACGACCATGATCTGACGCGGCTTGGCGATCGGGCCGATCTCCTTCGCCACGTGGTTGCGCAGCGCGGTGATCGCCTCCTCGCCCTTCGCCTCGTCCTGCGCCACGTTGCCGCGCAGGATGACAAAGGCGACGATGCCCTGACCGGTGGTCGGGTCGGTCGCGCCGACCACGGCCGCCTCGGCCACCGTCGGGTGCGACACCAGCGCCGACTCGACCTCGGTGGTGGAGATCCGGTGCCCGGACACGTTCATCACGTCGTCCACCCGGCCGAGCAGCCAGATGTCCCCGTCGGCGTCGTACTTCGCGCCGTCACCGGCGAAGTAGAAGCCCTGGTCGGCGAACCGCGACCAGTAGGTCTCGCGGTAGCGGTCGTTGTCGCCCCAGATGCCGCGCAGCATCGACGGCCACGGCTTGTCGAGCACCAGGTAACCGCCGCCACCGTGGGGGACCTCGGTGGCCTGGTCGTCGACCACCTTCGCGGAGATGCCCGGTAGCGCGCGCTGCGCCGAACCCGGCTTGGCCGCGGTGACGCCAGGCAGCGGCGAGATCATGATCGCGCCGGTCTCGGTCTGCCACCAGGTGTCCACGATCGGCGCCTTGCCCGCGCCGATGTTGTCCCGGTACCAGATCCACGCCTCGGGATTGATCGGCTCGCCGACGCTGCCCAGCACGCGCAGCGAGGACAGGTCGTACTTCTCCGGGATTTCCTTGCCCCACTTCATGAACGTGCGGATCAGCGTGGGCGCGGTGTAGTAGATGGAGACCTTGTACTGCTGGATGATCTCCCAGTGCCTGCCCTCGTGCGGGGTGTTCGGCGTGCCTTCGTAGACCACCTGCGTGGCGCGGTTCGCCAGCGGCCCGTAGACGATGTAGCTGTGCCCGGTGACCCAGCCGATGTCGGCGGTGCACCAGTAGACGTCCTCGCCCGGCTTGTGGTCGAACACGTTGTGGTGCGTGTACGCGGCCTGGGTCAGGTAACCGCCCGAGGTGTGCAGGATGCCCTTCGGCTTACCGGTGGTGCCGGAGGTGTAGAGGATGTAGAGCGGGTGCTCGGAGTCGAAGGCTTCCGGGGTGTGCTCGTCGGACTGGCCGTCGACCAGTTCGTGCCACCACAGGTCGCGGCCCTCGGTCCACGGCACGTCGCTCTCGAGCTTTTCGCCGGTGCGCTTGACGACGATGACCTTTTCCACCGTCTCGGCGCCTTCGAGCGCTTCGTCGACGTTGGCCTTCATCGGCGCGGCCTTGCCGCGGCGGAACTGACCGTCGGAGGTGATGACCACCTTCGCCGCCGCGTCGTCCACCCTGGACCGCAGCGCGGTGGGGGAGAAACCGCCGAACACCACGCTGTGCGTGAGACCGAGGCGCGCGCAGGCGAGCATCGAGAAGATCGCTTCGGGGACCATCTGCAACTGGATCGCCACGCGGTCGCCCGCGACGAGCCCGAGCGAGGCGAAGGCGTTGGCGGCCTTGGAAACCTCGCGCTTCAGCTCGGCGTAGGTGATGTCCCTGGTGTCGCCGGGCTCGCCGACCCAGTGGATGGCGACCTGGTCGCCGTGGCCGTCGTCGACGTGCCGGTCCACGCAGTTGTAGGCGACGTTCAGCTTGCCGCCGACGAACCACTTGGCGAACGGCGCGTCGGACCAGTCGAGCACCTGCGTCCACTTGGTTTCCCAGTGCAGTCGCTCGGCCTGCTTGGCCCAGAACGCCTCCCGATCGGCGTCCGCTTCGGCGTACAGGTCCGCGTTCGCGTTCGCCTGCGCGGCGAACTCGTCACTGGGAGGAAAGGTCCGGCTCTCGGTGAGCAGATTGTCGAGCGCCGGCGACTGCTCGGTCATGGTGCGCTGCCTCCTGATTCGCGAATCCTGGGCTACCCCGGGGGGCACCGTAGCGACGTTGGTACCCGAAGTAAAAGGTTGCCTCGAGGTTACACACGAGGAGGTGGATCGGCTGGTCCGACAAGTGGCGGTCCAGTGCGGTCGAACGGCGGCTCAGCCCAGACGAGCGGCCAAGGAATCGCGTACGAATGGCCATTCCGTTTTGGTGACGGAGTAGAGCACGGTGTCCCGGATCGAGCCGTCCTTGCGGACGCGGTGCGCGCGCAGCACGCCCTCCTTGGTCGCGCCGAGTCGCTCGATCGCGCGCTGCGACCGGGTGTTGTTGAGGTCGGTCTCCCACGAGACCCTGTTCGCTTCCAACTCGTCGAAAGCGTGGTGCAGCAACAGGAGTTTGGCTTCGGTGTTCAACGCGGTGCGCTGCCACGGCTTGCCGATCCAGGTGTGCCCGATGCTCAGGATCCGGTGCTTCGGCACGATCGCGTAGTACGAGGTGGTGCCCGCGACCGCACCGGTACGCACGTCCACCTGCGCGAAGGCCAGCCGGTCCGGATCACCGAGGATGTCGGCGACCATCGTGCCGGCCTCGGCGGTGGTCTCCGGCCGGAACCCGCTCAGCCAGGTCCAGACCACTGGGTCGGACCCGGCTTCGTACAGTCCGGCGGCGTGGTCGGGGGTGAGGGGTTCGAGGCGCACGTGCTTGCCGACGAGCGTCGGACGGCGGGTCCAGTCGTTCACGGAACTGAATCTACGAAGCAGAAGTGGACGCTGCACAGATCCATTTTCACCCAGTTTCAGCAGTCCACTTGGTCGTGCTTATGCTCGGGAAGTGGCAGAACGCGAAGAGCTGACCTGGGAACTGTTCGGTGAGGCGAGCCGGGCACTGGCCGAGGAAGTCGCCGACAGCGGGTACGACCCCGACCTCATCCTGTCCATCGCGCGCGGCGGGCTCTTCGTGGCGGGCGCGCTCGGCTACGCGCTCGACGTGAAGAACCTGCACGTGATGAACGTGGAGTTCTACACCGGCGTGGACCAGCGCCTCGACCTGCCGGTGATGCTGCCGCCGGTGCCGAACGTGGTCGACCTGACGCAGAAGAAGGTGCTGATCGCCGACGACGTGGCCGACACCGGTGCCACGCTCAAGCTGGTCCGCGACTTCTGCGCCGACCACGTGGCCGAGGTGCGCTGCGCGGTGGTCTACGAGAAGCCGCACTCGGAAGTCAACTGCGAGTACGTGTGGCGGCGGACCGACCGGTGGATCAACTTCCCGTGGTCCTCGCTGCCGCCGGTGGTCAAGCGGTCCGAGCAGGTGCTGGACGCATGACCGATCCGCTCGCGCCGCTGCTCGACCTCGACGGGGTGGCCGCCGCGGTGAAATCCGCGCAGGACGCCGTGTTCGCCGTGCACCGCCACCCGGCCAACCTGCGGGCGGGCGCCGCGACCGCCGCCGAGGCCTCGGTCCGCGCGGCTCGCGCGTCGGCCGGGATCGACGGCGGTGACCCCGACATCCCCGCCGATGGCTCGGTCACCGACCCGGTGCTCGCCGGATCGCTGCGCGTGGCCGAAGCGGTGGAGTCGCTGCTGCCGGTCTGGCGCCGGGCGCCGTTGCAGGCGCTGGCGAAACTGCACGTGCTCGCCGCCGCGGACCTGGCCGCCGACGCCGACGCGCTCGGCAGGCCGCGCGAAGGCACCGCCGAACGCCTCGAACTGCTCGGGCAACTGGTCACCGGCGCGACTTCGGTGCCGGGACCGGTGCTCACCGCGGTGGTGCACGGTGAACTGCTCACGCTGCGACCGTTCGGCACCGCGGACGGCGTGCTCGCGCGAGCCGCCGCGCGGCTGTCGATGGTCGCCACCGGACTCGACCCGAAGGCGCTCACCGTGCCGGAGGTCGCCTGCTTCCGGCACGCGCGGAGGTACACCGCGGCCGCCGAGGCGTTCGCCTCGGGCGAGCCGGACGGTGTCCGCGAATGGCTGCTGTTCTGCTGCCAGAGCTACGAAACCGGCGCCCGAGAGGCGACCGGCATCGCCGATTCAGCCGGTTAGCCCTCCTGCCAGCCCACCACCGCCCTCAACGGGGCGCTTCGCGCGCTGTCTTAACTCGCCCGCATGTGCAGTGACGCCAAGGCGTTGCGCACGTGCCCCTGGTTGGCTTCCAGCGCCTTCCCGGCCGTGGTGGTGTCCACTCCGGACAGCAGGTGCACCAGCGCGACCTTGAGGTCGTCACCGGATTCGGCCAGCGCCTCCGAGCAGTCCTGCTCGCTCATCCCGGTGGCCTCGCGCAGGATGCGCACGTTGCGGCCGCGCAGCTTCGCGTTGGTCGCCCGCATGCTGACCATCAGGTTGGAGTAGGTCCGGCCGAGCTTGATCATCGTGGCGGTGGAGAACGCGGTCAGGATGATCTTCTGCGCGCTGCCCGCCTTCATCCGGGTGGAGCCGGCGATCGCCTCGGGACCGGTGTCCACCGCGATCAGCACGTCCACCCCCGGCACGGACTGCGTGCGCGGGTTGCCGGAGACCAGCGCGGTCCGGCACCCGGCCTCCGAAGCGGCCGCGAGCGCGCCCAGCACGTACGGGGTGCGCCCGGAGGCGGTGAGGCCGAGCACGAAGTCGCCCGGCTCCACCGACTCGCGGAGTTCGGCGGCACCGGCGGTGTCGTCGTCCTCGGCGTTCTCCACGGCCTGCCGCAGGGCACGGGGCCCACCGGCGTGATGTGCCACGAACCAGTCGTCGGGCACGTTGAAGGTCGGAACCAGTTCGGCCGCGTCGAGCGTGGCGAGCCTGCCGGAGGTACCGGCACCGACGTAGTGCACGCGGTGGCCGGCTCGCAGGGCTTCCACCGCGAAGTCCACGGCGCGGGCCAGCTGCGGCAGCACCGCGTTGACCGCGTCGGGGACCAGCTTGTCCTCGGCGTTCAGCGCGCCGAGAATGCCCACGGTGGACATCAGGTCGATGTCCATGGTGCGGGGGTTCCGCTGCTCCGTCGGGGAGTCCACGTGGACCACCTGGCGGCGCAGGCCTACCAGCGGCCGAACTGTGTCCTTCACCTTCACATCACTCATTTCCCGGTCTCCCTCGGCCGGCGGCGGCCGTCCGGCCGGACGCCGAGCCGGTGGTGGCCGACGGCGTCGCGGGTGGCGTCCAGCGCGGACACGGCGGCGTCCATGTGCCGCTGCGCCACGCCGATGAACATGCAGTCGATGACGGTGAGCTGGGCGATCCGGCTGGCCGTCGCCCCCGAGCGGAACGTGGTCTCCCGAGCCGCGGTGGTGAGCACGTGGTCGGCCACCTCGGTGATCGGGGAGCGGGGGAAGTTGGTCAGCGCGACGGTGATGGCGCCGTGCTCACGGGCCACGCGGAGCGCTTCCACGGTGTCGGTGGTGGCCCCGGTGTGCGAGATGCCGACCGCGACGTCGCCGGGCTTCAGCACGGCCGCCGAGGTCAGCATGATGTGCGTGTCGGACCAGGCGAAGCTGACCCGGCCGATGCGGTGCAGCTTCTGCTGCAGGTCGGCGGCGACGAAGGCGCTGGCGCCCACGCCGTAGACGTCCACCCGGCCGGCGCCGGCGATCAGGTCGATGACCCGCTGGAGGGCGGCGACGTCGAGCTGGTCGGCGGTCTCCTCGACGGCACGGGCGTCGGCGAAGCTGACCTTGCCGATCACCGCGGCCAGGTCGTCGTCGGGGCCGATCTCGCCGCCGAGGTTGCGGCTGGAGCGGGCCTCGGTGCGCGCGGTGTCCGCGGCCAGCGCGATGCGCAGCTGCGGGTAGCCGCCGACGCCGATGGCCTTGCAGAACCGGGTCACCGTGGTCTCGCTGGTGTTCGCGGCCAGCGCCACCTCGGTGATGCTGCGTCTGGCGACGCTGGACGGGTCGTCCAGGACCACTTTGGCCACCCGCTGCTCGGCCCTGGCCAGGCCGGGGAGCAGCGACCGGATCCGGACCAGCGGGCTGGCCTCGGACTCGCGCACGGCGTCCCGCGCGGGGGCGGGTTCCGGAGCGGAGTCGGTGACGGACTCAGGGCTGGTCACCGTGGGAAACTTACTAACCGTAGGAATCTGCGACAAGGCAACCCACACCCTTCGAAGGAGAGTGCCACCCGACGGTGTCTCCTGGTCGGGCAGCTCATGCTTGGTTGCTGTGAAAGTCGCTAACCAGGTCGAAGATGTTAACGTTCACTTGTTAACAACTTCGCAACTTGCTACACCCAGTGAAACTATCTGCCCCGATTGGCCCGAACGGGTAACGAAGTTGTGACTTGTCGTAGAAGATTCAACATCTTTGCGCCCGTTCAATGAGCGCGGTGTGACTCAGCGACTACGCAACTGCCATCCCTGCGCCGTTACAGCTTCCGGGGTGCGTTCCAGGTCCAGCACCGCATTACCGGACACAACGGCCTTAACGCCGTCCAAGAGCACGCCGCGCGCGGTGTATTGCTTGTCCGTGGTGTAACGCCAGCGCAGGGCCACATTCCCGGTGGCCGGAACCATCGCGCTGACCGTCCACCAAGATCGGTGCCCGGTGCCGGAGAGCGCGGTGACGTCCCCTCCGGGCGCACCGGGGCCGGACGCCCGGAGTGACACCGGCTGCCACGACGTCCCGTCCATCGAGGACTCCAGCACGAGCTGATCGGTCGATTCGCTGTCGACGAAGGTGTCGAAGGTCACTCTCAGCGGCCGGTCACCCACCGTGAGCGGCGCCGTGGTGAGGGTCGCCGACGTCTGGTTGCCGATTTCCGAGAACCACGCGTCGGGCCCGTGCCGGGGCGGGACCGCGAGCGCGCGTGAGAGCCCGGTCGCCCAGGCCTCCCTCGCGACGTTGATCGAGCCCCAGGTGCGGGTCGGGTGCACGCGGTTGGTCAGCAGGATGGCGATCGAGCGCGAGGTCGGGTCGATGACCAGCGAGGTACCGGTGAACCCGGTGTGCCCGGCGGTGGCTGGCGAGGTCAGCCCGCCCATGTACCAGAGCTGGTCCAGCTCGAAGCCGAGTCCGTGCGCGTTGCCGGGAAAGGCCTGGTTGTAGTCGGTGAGCATCTGGCGGACGCTGTCCTGCTGCAGGATCCGCTTGCCGCCGTAGGACCCGCCGTTGAGCATCGCCTGCCCGAGCACGGACAGGTCGGCGGCGGTGGAGAACACCCCGGCGTGCCCGGCGACCCCGCCCAGCGACCACGCGTTCTCGTCGTGCACCTGGCCGCGGATCATGCCGCGGTCCGGCACGGTCATGAACTCGGTCGCGGCGATCCGGTCCAGCTTCGACGCCGGCGGGTTGTACCCGGTGTCCACCATGCCCAGCGGCTCGGTGATGCCCTCGCGCACGCGCACGTCCAGCGGCTGCCCGGTGATCCGCTCCACCAGCACGCCGAGCGTGATCAGGTTCAGGTCGGAGTACTTGTAGGTGCTGCCCGGCTCGTACATCGGCTTGACGTCCATGACGGCCTTGATGCGCGCGGGCTTGTCCGGCCAGTCGCGCCACAGCGGCAGGAACGGCTCCAGCCCGGAGGTGTGCGTGAGCAGCTGGCGGACGGTGATGCACTCCTTGCCGTTCACCCCGAACTCCGGCAGGTAGGTGGCCACCGGCTCGTCCACGTCGACCTGACCGGTCTCGACCACCTGCATCACCGCGAGCGAGGTGAACAGCTTCGAGATCGAGGCCAGGTCGAAGATGGTGTCCATCCGCATCGGCACCTGCTGCTCCGGCGGCAGCTCGGTCCCGGCGCCGTCGGCGTAGCGCAGCGCGGACCCGGCGGTGTGCGTGTTCACCACCATGCCGTCGTGTATCTGCATGCCGACCGCACCGGCGAACAACGGGTGCCCGGTGCTGTCCGGCTTGGTCCAGGCGTCGATCTTCTGCTCGGCGGCCAGCAGCGGCGCCGGATCGAGCCCGGCCTCCTCCGGCGTGGCCGGGCGCAGCAGCGTGCCCGGCGGGGCGAACCCCTGCTGCGGGCGGTCGAACCGGCCGGTCACCGCCTCGCCCTCGGCGGCGACCACGCTCGAGGTCATACCCGCCATGGTGACCGCCGCGATCACGATCAGCGCGCCGAGCCTCATCGTTCCCCCTCTTACTTGTAGAGCAGGTACTGCCGCCGTCCGCGGTCGAAGTCCGCCAGCTCGCCCTGCCAGGAACCGACGATCTCGTCCACGCCCGCCCCGGCGTCGACCATGGTCCGCAACCGGGCCGAGCCGGAGAGCTTGTCGATGAAGTTGTCCGGCCGCCAGCCGAACAGGTCCGGATGCACCTTCTTCGCGGTGACCAGCATGGCCACCCCGGTGCGGACCGCGTCGAAGGCACGCGGATCGGTGACGGTCAGCTGCACGCCGCCGCAGGTCTCGCCGACGAACTTGCTGAACGTGGGCACGAAGTAGTTCTCGCGGAACCGCGCGCCCGGCAGGTTCAGCTCGTCGAGCGCCTCGCGCCAGCGCCAGTCCAGCTTGGGCGCGCCGATGATCTCGAACGGCCGGGTGGTGCCGCGGCCCTCGGAGAACACGGTGCCCTCGAACAGGCCGGTGCCCGGATAGGCCAGCGCGGTGTCCGGCGTCGGCATGTTCGGGCTGGGCGGTGTCCACAGCAGACCGGTGCCGGCGAAGAAGGTGTCCCGTCGCCAGCCCTTGAGCTGGATGATCTCCAGCTTCGGCGGCTCGACGCCTTCGGCGGGCAGGAACTCGCCGGCGAAGTACCTGGCCAGCTCGCCCACGGTCATGCCGTGCTGCTGCACGATCGGCTTGCGGCCGATGCCGGAGGCGAACGCCGGGTCCAGCATCGGGCCGAACGCCTTGCCACCGAGCGGGTTCGGCCGGTCCAGCACGACAAAGGCGGCGCCGGTCTTCGCGGCGGCCACCATCGCGGTGTACATGGACCAGATGTAGGTGTAGAAGCGGGCGCCGACGTCGGCGATGTCGAACACCACGGTGTCCACGCCCGCCTTGGTCAGCATTCCGGCCAGCTTGGTGGCGTCGGCGCCGTACGCGTCGTACACCGGGACGCCGGTGCGCGGGTCGACGTAGTCGCCTTCGGAGCCACCGGCCTGCGCGCTGCCGCGGAAACCGTGCTCCGGCCCGAAGACCGCCACCGGCCGGACGCCGGCTTCCACCATCGAGTCCACGGTGTGGTCGAAGTTCGCCAGCACGCCTGTCGGGTTGGACAGCACCCCGACCTTGCGCCCGGCGAGCGGCTGCCAGCCCTGCTTCGCCAGCTGGTCGGCGCCGGTGACCACCGAGCCGTGGTGCTGCGTGTCGTTCTCCTGCGCGCTCGCGCTGCCCACCGTCAGCAGGGAGGCCGCGGCCGCGCCGCCGAGCAGTCGCCTTCGCGTGAAGCCCATGGGATTACCAGCTCAGTCCGTGGCCGAAGGGGAAGAGGACCTGGCCGCCGGCCGCCGGGATGTTCACCGGCAGCTTGCCCTGGGGCGACGTCTCGCCCTTGAGCACCTTCGCCAGCGAGTTCATCGTGACCTCGCGCCAGTCGTAGGTGACCGCCCAGGTCGGCACGTCCGCGTATCCGGGGTCGTACGGCTCCTGCACGCCCACCGCGATCACCGGCTTGCCGGTGGCCAGCAGCGCCTTGACCAGGTTGACCTGGTTCGCGCTGGTGCGCAGGCCGTTGGTCAGCACGACGACGGTGTCCGCGCCCTTGGCCGCCTCGACCGCCTTCGCCACGGTGTCCGCGTTCGGGCTCGTGCCGGTGGACAGCCCGGTGGCGCCCAGCGCCTTGGCCAGCGCGGCGACCGGTTCGGCCGGGTAACCGGGGTAGTCCGGCCGGTTGTACCCGGTGACCAGCACCTTGCCCGGGTTCTTCATCGGCAGCAGGTTCGCGTCGTTGCGCAGGACCGTGGTGGTGCGGTCGGTCAGCGCCTGCACGTCGGCGAGGTGCTCCGGGGTGCCGACCTTGTTCTTGACCGCGCCGACGTCCGCCATCGGCTTGGCGAAGATGCCGCGCTTGAGCTTCAGCTTGAGGATGCGGATCACGCTCTCGTTGATCCGGTCCTCGGTGATCCGGCCGCTCTTCACCGCGTCGAGCACGCCGTTGATCGCCACGTCCAGGTGCGGCGGCATGAGCATCTGGTCGACACCGGCCTCCAGCGCGAGCACCGGGATCTCGTTGTCCGGGTGCAGCTTCCGCACGCCGGCCATCTGGAGCGAGTCGGTGACCACCACGCCGCGGTAGCCGAGTTCACCGCGGAGCAGGTCGCCCATGATCGGCTTGGACAGCGTGGCCGGATTGCCCGACGGGTCGAGGCTCGGCACGGTGATGTGCGCGGTCATGATCGAGTCGGCGCCCGCGTCGATGGCGGCCTGGAACGGCGGCAGGTCGATCGCGCGCCACTCCTGCTCGGTCCGCTTGATCACGGGGAGCCCGGTGTGGCTGTCCTCGGCGGCGTCACCGTGGCCGGGGAAGTGCTTGGCGGCGGTGGACACCGTCTCGGTCGCGCGGCCGGAGCGCTGGTAACCGTCGATCTCCGCGGTGACCAGCGAACTGGCCAGCGCCGGATCGGAGGAGAAGG
The genomic region above belongs to Amycolatopsis sp. YIM 10 and contains:
- a CDS encoding phosphoribosyltransferase, with the protein product MAEREELTWELFGEASRALAEEVADSGYDPDLILSIARGGLFVAGALGYALDVKNLHVMNVEFYTGVDQRLDLPVMLPPVPNVVDLTQKKVLIADDVADTGATLKLVRDFCADHVAEVRCAVVYEKPHSEVNCEYVWRRTDRWINFPWSSLPPVVKRSEQVLDA
- a CDS encoding GNAT family N-acetyltransferase: MNDWTRRPTLVGKHVRLEPLTPDHAAGLYEAGSDPVVWTWLSGFRPETTAEAGTMVADILGDPDRLAFAQVDVRTGAVAGTTSYYAIVPKHRILSIGHTWIGKPWQRTALNTEAKLLLLHHAFDELEANRVSWETDLNNTRSQRAIERLGATKEGVLRAHRVRKDGSIRDTVLYSVTKTEWPFVRDSLAARLG
- a CDS encoding exo-beta-N-acetylmuramidase NamZ domain-containing protein — its product is MGFTRRRLLGGAAAASLLTVGSASAQENDTQHHGSVVTGADQLAKQGWQPLAGRKVGVLSNPTGVLANFDHTVDSMVEAGVRPVAVFGPEHGFRGSAQAGGSEGDYVDPRTGVPVYDAYGADATKLAGMLTKAGVDTVVFDIADVGARFYTYIWSMYTAMVAAAKTGAAFVVLDRPNPLGGKAFGPMLDPAFASGIGRKPIVQQHGMTVGELARYFAGEFLPAEGVEPPKLEIIQLKGWRRDTFFAGTGLLWTPPSPNMPTPDTALAYPGTGLFEGTVFSEGRGTTRPFEIIGAPKLDWRWREALDELNLPGARFRENYFVPTFSKFVGETCGGVQLTVTDPRAFDAVRTGVAMLVTAKKVHPDLFGWRPDNFIDKLSGSARLRTMVDAGAGVDEIVGSWQGELADFDRGRRQYLLYK
- a CDS encoding MurR/RpiR family transcriptional regulator; amino-acid sequence: MRESEASPLVRIRSLLPGLARAEQRVAKVVLDDPSSVARRSITEVALAANTSETTVTRFCKAIGVGGYPQLRIALAADTARTEARSSRNLGGEIGPDDDLAAVIGKVSFADARAVEETADQLDVAALQRVIDLIAGAGRVDVYGVGASAFVAADLQQKLHRIGRVSFAWSDTHIMLTSAAVLKPGDVAVGISHTGATTDTVEALRVAREHGAITVALTNFPRSPITEVADHVLTTAARETTFRSGATASRIAQLTVIDCMFIGVAQRHMDAAVSALDATRDAVGHHRLGVRPDGRRRPRETGK
- the acs gene encoding acetate--CoA ligase, which translates into the protein MTEQSPALDNLLTESRTFPPSDEFAAQANANADLYAEADADREAFWAKQAERLHWETKWTQVLDWSDAPFAKWFVGGKLNVAYNCVDRHVDDGHGDQVAIHWVGEPGDTRDITYAELKREVSKAANAFASLGLVAGDRVAIQLQMVPEAIFSMLACARLGLTHSVVFGGFSPTALRSRVDDAAAKVVITSDGQFRRGKAAPMKANVDEALEGAETVEKVIVVKRTGEKLESDVPWTEGRDLWWHELVDGQSDEHTPEAFDSEHPLYILYTSGTTGKPKGILHTSGGYLTQAAYTHHNVFDHKPGEDVYWCTADIGWVTGHSYIVYGPLANRATQVVYEGTPNTPHEGRHWEIIQQYKVSIYYTAPTLIRTFMKWGKEIPEKYDLSSLRVLGSVGEPINPEAWIWYRDNIGAGKAPIVDTWWQTETGAIMISPLPGVTAAKPGSAQRALPGISAKVVDDQATEVPHGGGGYLVLDKPWPSMLRGIWGDNDRYRETYWSRFADQGFYFAGDGAKYDADGDIWLLGRVDDVMNVSGHRISTTEVESALVSHPTVAEAAVVGATDPTTGQGIVAFVILRGNVAQDEAKGEEAITALRNHVAKEIGPIAKPRQIMVVPELPKTRSGKIMRRLLRDVAENRQVGDVTTLADSSVMDLISSGLNSGKSEE
- a CDS encoding oxidoreductase, yielding MTDPLAPLLDLDGVAAAVKSAQDAVFAVHRHPANLRAGAATAAEASVRAARASAGIDGGDPDIPADGSVTDPVLAGSLRVAEAVESLLPVWRRAPLQALAKLHVLAAADLAADADALGRPREGTAERLELLGQLVTGATSVPGPVLTAVVHGELLTLRPFGTADGVLARAAARLSMVATGLDPKALTVPEVACFRHARRYTAAAEAFASGEPDGVREWLLFCCQSYETGAREATGIADSAG
- a CDS encoding N-acetylmuramic acid 6-phosphate etherase, producing the protein MSDVKVKDTVRPLVGLRRQVVHVDSPTEQRNPRTMDIDLMSTVGILGALNAEDKLVPDAVNAVLPQLARAVDFAVEALRAGHRVHYVGAGTSGRLATLDAAELVPTFNVPDDWFVAHHAGGPRALRQAVENAEDDDTAGAAELRESVEPGDFVLGLTASGRTPYVLGALAAASEAGCRTALVSGNPRTQSVPGVDVLIAVDTGPEAIAGSTRMKAGSAQKIILTAFSTATMIKLGRTYSNLMVSMRATNAKLRGRNVRILREATGMSEQDCSEALAESGDDLKVALVHLLSGVDTTTAGKALEANQGHVRNALASLHMRAS
- a CDS encoding nitroreductase/quinone reductase family protein; translated protein: MDRVALPRGLRTFNRVVKALLGTGFRLGDIHVLTVPGRTSGQPRSTPVTPYEVDGERYVLGGIPGADWVRNVRAAGAGTLAQGRRKKRVRLIEVPEPEQGPILRAFPEKVPNGVDMMVKAGVVPSGSPDEFEALAGRCTVFQVVDA
- a CDS encoding glycoside hydrolase family 3 protein codes for the protein MGRTRKHPRRKNALAASVAALLATTGVAGAVPASAMNPADTPAKRQQAAQRQDDAETAEAQQSLARMTLEQKVGQLFVADVFGKSATDVHQSNQNKYGVGTPAEVVEKFGVGGVIYFNNPGTDNIDDPVQLAKFSNGLQKAALNSGAKLPLILSIDQEGGRVTRLGKPATEFPSNMAIGAGRSTEDAQRLATINGHELRAVGIAQNFAPDADINSNHLNPVIGSRSFSSDPALASSLVTAEIDGYQRSGRATETVSTAAKHFPGHGDAAEDSHTGLPVIKRTEQEWRAIDLPPFQAAIDAGADSIMTAHITVPSLDPSGNPATLSKPIMGDLLRGELGYRGVVVTDSLQMAGVRKLHPDNEIPVLALEAGVDQMLMPPHLDVAINGVLDAVKSGRITEDRINESVIRILKLKLKRGIFAKPMADVGAVKNKVGTPEHLADVQALTDRTTTVLRNDANLLPMKNPGKVLVTGYNRPDYPGYPAEPVAALAKALGATGLSTGTSPNADTVAKAVEAAKGADTVVVLTNGLRTSANQVNLVKALLATGKPVIAVGVQEPYDPGYADVPTWAVTYDWREVTMNSLAKVLKGETSPQGKLPVNIPAAGGQVLFPFGHGLSW